cacacacacacacacacacacacacacacacacacacacacacacacacacaccacacacaccacacacacaccacacacacacacacacacacacaccacacacacacacacacacacacacacacaccacacacaccacacacaccacacacacacacacacacacaccacacacacacacacacacacacacacacacacacacacacaccacacacacacacacacacacacacacacacacacacacacacacacacacacacacacacacacacacacaccacacacacacacacacacacacacacacacacacaccacacacacacacacacacacacacacacacacacacacacacacacacacacacacacacacacacacacacacacacacacacaccacacacacacacaccacacacacacacacacacacacacacacacacacacacacacacacacacacacacacacacacacacacacacacacacacacacacacacacacacacacacacacaaccacacacacacacacacacacacacacacacacacacacacacacacacacacacacacactcgctctACGATGCATTTTTCAACTAGTTTTTTCTAGCGCAAGCGTTATGTGAGGATACGATGGAGTAAGAGCATCCTTAGCCGCCCATAGATGGTGACGAAACAAGCGCGCCGTCGAGGCACACACTCGCCGTCCCTTTGTTTTTCGTTCTAATGGCGTGCAAATCGATGCACTCACGTTCGCACTCAATAACTAACCTTCTTCCCACAGCCATCCACGATGCCCATGCTGGTCTCCCCCCATTCCCACAAACAAGCGAACGATTATAAAACATTCCAAACGTGTGCAGCCCGTTCTAAAGGGGCGTCACGTGCGGCGTGACCAGCAGCACATGGGCAGATTGCTGTTGATCCAGAAACACGAttcacaaataaaaacaaacgctATTTTTCAAACGCCTCCCTTACTCAACAGCGACCGCCCGCCCTCTACATCGTCCCCCCCTTGTCATGCCGACACGTGATACCGCAGCGTCCCCATTCAGCAGCCCGAGCAGCCGATTCAGAACCAAGCGTTAGACGCCGCCCTCCACTAACTACCTTTCCAGATCGAGCGGTATTGCATTGACGTTCAGAAACTGGCAGGCGACCGCCTTGTGCAGCAGCGTTTCGATCGGCGGCAGCTTTACCTGGCACACATGCGGGCTGTCGAGAACGCGCACGCGCACCGGGCTGAGCCGCTTCTGGTAGCCCACCGTCAGCACCGTAATGATCTGCGGCATTTCCCAGATCACGTCGAACAGGTCGAACGATTCGTCGTCCATAAACTCGGCGTCGTCGATAATCAGCACCCAAAGATTTTGGAACGTCTTATGATGTATGGGGCGGgggaaacagaaacagaatTGATTTTGAAATGAGTGTACGCTTACGCTGCTCTGCGCCCAGCGGGTATGCAATGCGCTGCGCGTTACCTTTTGGCAGAGGAAGCGAAACAGTTCCTTTCGGGCGGCATCCTTTTCCGCTGGGCTTAGGGCGGCGGTCGCCGGCGTTTCGTTAAAGCTCGTGCCGAGGATTTCGTTCAGCAGTGACAAGTGCTGCTCCAGCCTATGCTCGCGCAGGTACAGCTTCATGCGGTTTTGCCGTGTCGCGGTAGTGATCGTTTCGGTAAATCCGAGCGGTCGCGAAATGCAAAGGCTTACCGCTGAAAATGGTTTCTGTagattagaaaaaaataaggaaaGCTTTAacttaattacaaaaaaaataaaataatacaccAAAGCTTACCTTAGAGTCTTTAAGGCTAAGCGAAAAGCATAGCGAGCTGATGTGTTTGTTACGTAGCGCGATGTAGAAGAACTCGTTGATGAGCCTGGTTTTGCCCATCTGCCCTTCGCCCCGTATCAGAAGACAGTTTTGAATCCACTGATCCGCTGGAAAGTCTGAGCGAGTGCATTGTACCGTCTGTTGGGCGATCACCAGCCCATCTTCAATCATTTCCTGAAAGATTTCTATAAACTGATCCCGATCGACCAGGGGATAGTTGTACACCATCGGTTTTAGAAGCTCGCGTTCCCTGCATAAGTAAGATTATATTAATCAAATAATTTCTTCGCAACTTACGCTAATTACGCATCGCAACTTACGCAATAAACTCCCGGAACTCGTAGATTGGGCCCACGTTGTGCAAACCCTTCAGCTGGATGGCGTCCTGCAGCGTAAAGTGGGCCGGATCCAGCTTGCTCATCATAAACGTGCTCTTGTCGCAGGTCACCTTGTGCGGGTAGGCCATCATCAGCCGGGCCGCCTTGTTCACGTCCACCCCGATCGCGGAATACTCGCGCCGCACCGTGTGGCCAACGATGCCGCAGTACGCGATGCCGGTCGTGATGCCGATCGAGGACGAAATGATGGCAGGATTTTTCGCGTACGTTTCCTGTATCTCGCACGCACAGTGCAGCGCGATCTGGCTGTCCATCTCGTGCTTCAGCCCGCGCAGCCCGAAGATGATCAGAAACATTACATCCTTGTCGAAGAGGGACAGCTTGTTTACGATACCTTCGTAGTTGTCGACAATTCTGAAGGGGAAAAAAGAGCCATTTAATTTCGGTTTAAATCACTACACTAGCTCTCCTTTCCTACTTGCAAACGGTGGtaaaaatggaattaattTCCTTGATCATCTCAACGACATCGCGCGGCTTAAGGACGATGTTCAGAAACACCGTCACGATTTGACGCATCTCGGTCAGCAGCTCCAGTGGTTCGTTGTTTTCGACCGCATTCAGCACGGGCTTGATCAGGAACTTTTGCAGCGAAGACGACACTACGTGAGGCGTTACGTACTTGAGCCGTGGACGAACTGAAGTTGAAAAACGTAgatgattattattttgctaaaaaaacatacaagtTAAACCCTTACTGGCAAGCATTTCACTGTCAATTTTGATTGAATCGTCCTGCTCCATAGGATCTTCATCTTCCTGATCGTCCCAGTAGGACGATTCGCTGAAATTTAACCGCTTCGCCGACCGCCAATAGCTAGTGAAGCCTTTGATTTTCAGGTGCAGCTTGTCCGCACACGACTCCCAAACGTACTCGTTGTCGTGTATGTAGCTCCATGCTGTGGATAGACAATATTATTTCCTCTATACATGCTCCATACATCTTACTACTCCATACCATAGTACGTCACGATGATATCTCCGGCCAGTGCGATTCGTTCGGCCATCTTCACTTTCCACACCGGCTGCCCAGCGACCACGTAATGGGAGAAGGCTTGAGTTCCCACCAGCGAAAAGTGTACCTCCCCAGCGGAAATAGCAATCTTGATCCGTAACGTTACCCCAACGTCCGTCTTGTAACGCCCGTAGGAAAGTTGAATGATGATAGCCGTATCAATCGCCCGATGAATAGCGTCCGGCAGCGAGACGGAGGAGTTTGCTGTGAACAGTACCAGGATGGCATCGCCGGAGAATTTGAGGATGTCTCCGCCATGGCCCAAAATTTCATGCACTATCCCACCGAGATACGTGTTGAGCACTTGGGAAAGTTTAGACGCTCCTCCGTTTTCGGGATTGTTGTACAGCTCGGACAGATCAGTGAACCCTAGTGAAACAAGGAAAAAGATGTAAAATTTGGGAATCATGAATCATAATTAAACAAATCTAATCATCCACTTCGGAAATATTTGAAACATTGGTTTCCCTTATTACATCAATTGTTCTACATCACACATGTTCTATTACTCTAACGCGCGCTCAGTGTGTCGCGTCGACCTATGACGAGCACGACGCTGCTAGAGCACTGCCTAAGCGATCTAGCTCAGAACCAATAATTTGCTAGTGTTAGTGCAATCAAGCAATGATTTgcgcaaaaaaacaaagccaatTTTCCATGTAATTCAGATTTGGCTGGTAAAGCAGAAACTTCATCTTGCCAGTATTAATTAGTTATCTATAGATCATGAGATCGGTCCAAATCAATTTGCATAATATTATAGTGCTTTTATCAATAGCTGGAACAAATCAATCTGTCTAACCGAGTCTGTCAGTGTGTTGGTTTGAGGCCAGTTTGATATTTATGTTAGATGGAATGTAAAGTTACCTCatacaaaaataatttaaataatttaaaaataatttatccatttcaaataaattatattattcaataatatttgatttttttaaatacgattagtttgtgtttttagtaaaatatacgaaattaaatataatttaaaaaaacacttaataTTCAAGCAGCATCTATTTAAAAAGCTGATTGAAAGTATTCCTGATTATTTTTAGCCAAATATTTTGAtacaaagttttatttaatgtcAGTCATGAGATTTTGCACAACCACCTCGTCCAATTTAAGCATTTGTTATGTCCGTACGAGGCATTTTTTACTCTCGCAatcttttgctatttttatatttttttttatattttggtCTCTAAAATTACGTCTTACAAAATTGGTTTCAAATAACCTAatgtaatttttgtgaaattaatacatttaatttttttctctaaATAAGTTTTAAAACATAATTGGCCAGTTATGGCGTTTTAATACACCTTTTTTATGTACCAAAGTGTTAACATTCAATGGTAAACGTTTTACGTAAGGTGCAAAACCGTAACGCCATGAACAGCAACTTTACAATCAACCCACAAACGGTTTTCTAATACCGGCGAACGCATACGCATACACGAGGCGCGTCATTTATAAGTTCGCCGCTGAAGAGACAGGTACGGGAACTTGCTGTTTTCGCGGTTcttttctctcccttcccGTTTCCAGTGTCGGTACAATCATCGAGGTCGGGTAATCTTTCCGTCATTCTGCTATTCGGTAAGTGGGGGTTTTAACTtactttttaatttccttcaaGCTCTAAGCTTCAAGCTcttaaaacaaacgaaaataacACAGAACAAGAAATCGATAAAATGTACGGCTTTTAGTATGCTGCAAACAACATTCTCGTTGTCAAGGCCGCCACACCGTTGCCAAGGCAAATTCCCCAAAACCTGCAAGAAAATCCCGccaatgtgttttttgttttgcttcttgaCAACTGCCCCTCACTAAGTGCGGCCAAATGCTGCATCATGGTcgaaattaaatcattttcagCGGCGAGCAATTTTTTCCTCCATTATGTTCTCCAGGTACCCCATTAGCTACACGAAACAACTTCATTAATGTGTTGTGTTTATCTCATAATTGCAtaggaataaaaaatgaaaaatgcttCAAACGGTTTTGCATGTTCGTGCAGCGCGCTATCGGGCAATGTGTCAGCATGATCTCGCGTACAATCAGTGCACCCGCTCATCATCTATCGCCTTATCTTAGTACCTTAGCGCACCCTGAGCCTCATACGCGCTGGCTTATCGGCTTGTCTTATCCACCCCACAAAGGTCAAAGGGGGAGAGTAGGTGAATGTGTGCGGTTGCCTTTTCGTACTAATTCGTTCGCGTTGCTTTTCATATTTACAGATTTCTCCTTTTCAAGATGGGCTTTTTGTTGAGAGTTTTGTTCGTGGGGATTTCGCTGGCCACAGCCGTGGTGTTCAAGCAGTATCGCAACCTTACAGCACCGATGCCTGTACCCGATCTGAACATGAAACAGTACTGGGGCCCGGGAGATGTGAAACAGTACAAGGAGGACCCGAGCATTAAACCGTTCAAGGTGTCGTACGATGCGGCAGTGATCGAGAAGCTGCGCGGCAAGTTGGCGGACGTGCCCAAGCTAACGCCACCGCTCGACGGGGTTGCCTTTGAGTATGGGTTCAACACGAACCGGCTGCAGGACATCCTCAAGTACTGGCGCACCACGTACCTGGACAAATGGAGCGAGCGGGAGAAGTTCCTCAACAAGTTCCCCCACTTCCAGACCCAGATCCAGGGCCTCAACATTCACTACATTCACGTGAAGCCGAAGGTGCCGGCCGGTACGAAGGttctgccgctgctgctactgcacgGGTGGCCCGGATCGGTGCGCGAGTTTTACGACATCATCCCCCTGCTAACGACCAGCTCGAAGGATAAGGACTTTGTGTTCGAGGTGATTGTACCGAGCCTGCCCGGGTACGGCTGGTCGCAGGGCAGCGCCAAAAAGGGCCTGAGCCCGTCGGAGGTGGCGATCGTGATGAAAAATCTGATGAGTCGCGTCGGCTTCGAACAGTTCTACATCCAGGGCGGTGACTGGGGATCGCTGATCGGGAACTACATTGCCACCTACTTCCAGAGCAACGTACTGGGTAAGGGGAAACACGCTCTCCTCTTTGGCGAGCATTCTGATTAATTGCTCGTTTGCTTATTGCAGGTGTTCATCTCAACATGTGCTCCATCATGACGCCACTGTCCTACCCGAAGATGTTCCTTGCCGCCCTAAAGCCTTCGCTGTTTATCGATGAGCAGTACACCGATTTTTATTTCCCATTGAGCGCCAAGTTTGCCAACATCATCGAGGAAACGGGCTACATGCACATACAGGCAACGAAACCGGACACGATCGGTACGGTGCTGCAGGGTAATCCGGTCGGTCTGGCCGCCTACATACTGGAGAAGTTCTCCACCTGGACCAATCCGGCCTATCGCAATCTGCCGGACGGAGGGCTCGAGAAATACTTCAGCCTCGACGCACTGCTAGACAACGTGATGATCTACTATCTGACCGATAGCATTACCACGTCGCAGCGAATCTACGCCGAGGCGTTCGCATTTGACGAGCTGAAGAAAGAGATCGATCGCATTCCGACCGCAGTGCCGGCCGCCTGTGCCAAGTTCCGGTACGAGCTGTTCCAGCAGATCGATTGGGTGCTGAAGGATCACTTTACCAATCTGGTTCAGAGCAACCATTTCGAGGATGGAGGTCACTTTGCGGCCATGCAGCTGCCCGAGGTGCTGTACAAAGATTTCGTTGCGTTCATTGCCTCGATTCAGAAGTGAGAACAGGGCATTGGAAGCATAATAAGCTGCACAAACTATTAGGTAGTGGAAAGGATGTTGATCGATGTTTTAGAATTTTGTATCGAAACTCCGCCTTGCAGGTCTATCGAAGTGGAGCAATGCGTTTTGTTACGTGAATAAACATGAACACGATAAATGGTTAAAAGAGTGATTAGTTTTGCTTTGATTCTGCGCGCTGATAAATAATTTCTTATCAGTCAAGTACAAACAACTTGCATCTTGCAACCTGGGCAAAGGTTATACACGTGCTCCATATCGGATTGAATAAGTGAGGAGCGAAGCAGCTCCAATGTATCGTAAATAGAGCATGGGATTCggttatcttcttctttgttgGAGAACGGGAGAACAGGTATGAATAGTACGTCGCGATTTATAACGTGAACTAAATTCCGCTCCAGCAAGACTGAACCCACCGTGCCAACCAATGCCTCCCATAGTAAGTTCACCCAGGTTCAATTAACTGTGTCTCaacatctctttctcgctctcgcgCTTATCTCCCAACAAGCCTGAACGATGACGCTGCACTATTGGTGTATTGCATGGTGGTGCGTAAATCAAGCGTCACcggcacacagacacaccccAACACAAACCGGCATGGATCGCACAGACCAGTCAAATCTGGGGAGCGATGGGACTCGGGACACAGTTTCTTTGCCTGTTTGTAGGATGTGTCAGTTTGGCGGGGTATTCCTACTATCGGGAATTGACTACCCCTCTGCCTGTTCCAACGCTCCAGCTGGATGAATATTGGGGACCGGGAGATGGAGCAACCTACCAAGAGGACACCTCTATACGATCGTTCAATATTTCCGTCGACACTCGAACGATCCAGAAGCTGCTACAACAACTAACGGATTTACCTCATCTAGCTCAGCCGCTCGAAAATGCCGACAGTTTCGAGTACGGATTCAACAGTAATCGTTTACGCGAAATTGTACAATTCTGGCGCGAACGGTACCTCCCGAAATGGGCCACCGAACGTGAACCGTATCTGAATCGCTATCGACATTACAAGACCCAAATTCAAGGTCTGGACATACATTACATCCATGTACGTCCGGATGCTGGGAAGAGAACGGTACTTCCGCTACTGCTGCTTCACGGTTGGCCTGGATCGGTACGAGAGTTCTACGACATCATTCCACTGCTTACTGAACCATCCACCGAGCGTGGGTTTACCTTCGAAGTGATCGTACCAAGCTTGCCCGGTTTCGGATGGTCCCAGGGCAGTGCGAAGGTGGGTTTCGGAGGTCAAAAGATGGCCGTCGTCATGAGGAACCTGATGGAACGGATCGGTCACAAGCGGTTTTTCGTGCATGGGGGCGACTGGGGAGCACTGATCACGGACATCATGGGGACATACTTTCCGGACAATGTTATAGGTGAGATTTCAGGCAAATGGCGTTAAGGCTCATTAAGCAACTAATAACCTCTTCGACTTCCAATTCAGGCATCCATCAGTCTGGCTGCGGTGTGATAGGAACTCTCGCCACTTGGAAAACGATGATCGCAAGCGTTGCTCCTTCATTATTTGTGGAAAAGCGACACGTTCCTTACTACTTCCCACTCGGATCGTACTTTAGGGAAATTCTTCTCGAGTCCGGTTACATGCATCTGCAGGCAACGAAACCGGACACGATCGGTACCGCACTGATCGGCAACCCAATCGGACTCGCCGCTTACATTCTCGAAAAGTTTTCCACCCAAACCGACCGAGCGTTTCGCAAGCTGCCCGACGGTGGTCTTGAACGAGCGTTCAGTCTCGACGCCCTGCAAGACAACTTGATGATCTACTATCTGACCGACAGTATCACTACCTCGCAAAGACTGTATGCGGAAGCGTTTAGCAAGCGGGAACTGTTTGCCGGTGAGTTGGAACGGATTCCCAACCTGGTACCGGCGGCATGTGCTAAGTTTAGGCACGATGTGCTACAAACGATCGATTGGGCCTTGCAGGGACACTACCACAACTTGGTGCAGAGCAACCATTTCGATGATGGGGGACACTTTTCCGTAATGCAGGTGCCGGAGGTTGTCTACCGAGATATATTGGAATTTGTAGAAAAGGTGTTTAAAGGATAGCCAGTAAAAAGCTTTTGCAGTGTgtttgataaaaaatacaaataaattttgaaatttcaatGAGCTTACCTGGTCACAAATTAGAGCCAAAACTGTATACATCTTATATGGGAAACCTCTCACTAACACTGTACCACGCAATCTAATGCATGCTGATAACACGATGTCTTTATCAAAAATCCCAATTCCGAC
This sequence is a window from Anopheles merus strain MAF chromosome 3R, AmerM5.1, whole genome shotgun sequence. Protein-coding genes within it:
- the LOC121597137 gene encoding juvenile hormone epoxide hydrolase 2-like; this encodes MGFLLRVLFVGISLATAVVFKQYRNLTAPMPVPDLNMKQYWGPGDVKQYKEDPSIKPFKVSYDAAVIEKLRGKLADVPKLTPPLDGVAFEYGFNTNRLQDILKYWRTTYLDKWSEREKFLNKFPHFQTQIQGLNIHYIHVKPKVPAGTKVLPLLLLHGWPGSVREFYDIIPLLTTSSKDKDFVFEVIVPSLPGYGWSQGSAKKGLSPSEVAIVMKNLMSRVGFEQFYIQGGDWGSLIGNYIATYFQSNVLGVHLNMCSIMTPLSYPKMFLAALKPSLFIDEQYTDFYFPLSAKFANIIEETGYMHIQATKPDTIGTVLQGNPVGLAAYILEKFSTWTNPAYRNLPDGGLEKYFSLDALLDNVMIYYLTDSITTSQRIYAEAFAFDELKKEIDRIPTAVPAACAKFRYELFQQIDWVLKDHFTNLVQSNHFEDGGHFAAMQLPEVLYKDFVAFIASIQK
- the LOC121597136 gene encoding juvenile hormone epoxide hydrolase 1-like codes for the protein MGLGTQFLCLFVGCVSLAGYSYYRELTTPLPVPTLQLDEYWGPGDGATYQEDTSIRSFNISVDTRTIQKLLQQLTDLPHLAQPLENADSFEYGFNSNRLREIVQFWRERYLPKWATEREPYLNRYRHYKTQIQGLDIHYIHVRPDAGKRTVLPLLLLHGWPGSVREFYDIIPLLTEPSTERGFTFEVIVPSLPGFGWSQGSAKVGFGGQKMAVVMRNLMERIGHKRFFVHGGDWGALITDIMGTYFPDNVIGIHQSGCGVIGTLATWKTMIASVAPSLFVEKRHVPYYFPLGSYFREILLESGYMHLQATKPDTIGTALIGNPIGLAAYILEKFSTQTDRAFRKLPDGGLERAFSLDALQDNLMIYYLTDSITTSQRLYAEAFSKRELFAGELERIPNLVPAACAKFRHDVLQTIDWALQGHYHNLVQSNHFDDGGHFSVMQVPEVVYRDILEFVEKVFKG